The Thermoclostridium stercorarium subsp. stercorarium DSM 8532 genome contains a region encoding:
- the sigK gene encoding RNA polymerase sporulation sigma factor SigK — protein MLSNIFLKILNEILNAVFFTGYIVNTQSFPQPLTVEEEKKYLELFRQGDEEARNILVERNLRLVAHIAKKYNTGNTDNDDMISIGTIGLIKAITSYDPDKGIRLATYAARCIENEILMYLRATKKLQNEVSLQEPIGTDKEGNEISLMDVIGNEESIDEKVALKFQVKKLYKKIAEVLKGREKTIIELRYGLTNGSNKTQREIAKMLGISRSYVSRIEKKAINKLNKELQNLIP, from the coding sequence GTGCTGTCAAACATTTTTCTTAAAATATTGAATGAAATCCTCAACGCGGTATTTTTCACGGGATATATCGTCAATACCCAGTCCTTTCCCCAGCCGCTTACAGTGGAGGAGGAGAAAAAATATCTTGAGCTTTTCAGACAGGGAGACGAAGAGGCAAGGAATATTCTTGTGGAAAGAAATTTAAGACTCGTTGCCCATATCGCAAAAAAATATAATACCGGAAATACCGACAATGACGATATGATATCAATCGGAACCATAGGTCTCATTAAAGCCATTACAAGTTATGATCCCGACAAGGGAATCCGTCTTGCGACCTATGCCGCAAGATGCATTGAAAACGAAATACTGATGTATTTGCGCGCAACCAAAAAATTACAGAACGAAGTATCGCTGCAGGAGCCCATCGGCACCGACAAAGAAGGCAACGAAATCAGTCTGATGGACGTAATCGGAAATGAGGAAAGCATTGATGAAAAAGTCGCTCTGAAATTCCAGGTTAAAAAACTTTACAAAAAAATAGCCGAGGTTCTTAAAGGCAGGGAAAAAACAATCATAGAGCTGAGATACGGGCTTACAAACGGTTCGAACAAAACTCAGCGGGAAATTGCCAAAATGCTCGGAATATCCCGTTCATACGTTTCAAGAATAGAGAAGAAAGCCATTAACAAGCTGAATAAGGAACTTCAAAATTTAATCCCCTGA
- the deoC gene encoding deoxyribose-phosphate aldolase → MKKYEFNRYIDHAVLKPELTQEEVRNAIQLGIDYKVKTVCVRPCDIDLAVDMCRGTETGVCCVLAFPHGTVPPEIKRAEAELYVARGVDEIDMVVNYGYIRSRLWNRVEEDIRAVSEITKPANVLLKVILETSQLNEEEIVRATECAVNAGADFVKTSTGFYGEGATVKAVEVMLKAAAGRIGVKASGGIRTAEQARMFLDMGVSRIGNGFSSTPVICGGMAL, encoded by the coding sequence TTGAAAAAATATGAGTTTAACAGGTATATCGATCACGCCGTGCTGAAACCCGAATTAACTCAGGAAGAAGTACGCAATGCAATACAGCTTGGAATTGATTATAAGGTAAAAACCGTATGCGTGCGGCCATGCGATATTGACCTGGCTGTTGATATGTGCAGGGGTACGGAAACAGGAGTATGCTGTGTGCTTGCCTTTCCTCACGGAACGGTTCCGCCGGAAATTAAAAGGGCGGAAGCCGAACTGTATGTGGCAAGGGGCGTTGACGAAATTGATATGGTTGTAAATTACGGTTATATCAGATCCAGACTCTGGAACAGGGTTGAAGAGGATATAAGGGCGGTATCGGAAATTACAAAACCAGCAAATGTTCTACTGAAGGTAATACTTGAAACCTCCCAGCTTAATGAGGAAGAGATAGTAAGGGCTACCGAGTGCGCTGTCAATGCAGGAGCCGATTTTGTAAAAACATCCACCGGTTTTTACGGGGAAGGCGCCACGGTCAAAGCCGTTGAGGTAATGCTGAAGGCTGCAGCAGGAAGGATCGGAGTAAAAGCTTCGGGGGGAATCCGTACTGCCGAACAGGCAAGGATGTTTCTGGACATGGGCGTGAGCCGTATCGGAAACGGTTTTTCATCAACCCCTGTCATTTGCGGCGGGATGGCACTGTAA
- a CDS encoding cell wall hydrolase, whose amino-acid sequence MPLSARELFARMIRCEAEGEGESGMKAVATVIMNRVHVPYGEYMRVCQGDLRKVLLQPYQFTCAMETVYGQYNPQNIYNIPARQVDYDIADWALSGNKHPGVGECLWYYNPFSESCSTYFPATGTGVLYNRIGQHCFYSPTPRYAET is encoded by the coding sequence ATGCCACTTTCGGCGAGGGAGTTGTTTGCACGGATGATAAGATGCGAAGCCGAAGGCGAAGGCGAAAGCGGCATGAAGGCAGTGGCAACTGTAATAATGAACAGAGTCCATGTCCCATACGGTGAATACATGAGGGTCTGCCAGGGAGATTTAAGAAAGGTTTTACTGCAGCCGTATCAGTTTACATGCGCAATGGAAACGGTATACGGGCAGTACAATCCCCAAAACATATACAATATACCGGCCAGGCAGGTGGACTACGATATAGCCGACTGGGCCCTTTCAGGCAACAAACACCCCGGCGTCGGGGAATGCCTGTGGTACTATAACCCGTTCTCAGAAAGCTGCAGTACATATTTTCCTGCAACTGGAACGGGTGTACTGTATAACCGTATCGGACAGCATTGTTTTTATTCGCCTACCCCCAGGTACGCAGAAACATAA
- a CDS encoding cyclase family protein, translating into MARMIDVTRPIFTNMTVWPGDDSVLIERVSSILNGNKANISNIHACVHSGTHVDAPLHFIPDGKSVDRLDISLFTGTVLVIDAGNEKHITEKFLKLFSIKGCKAVFFKTSYSGLSLDEPFDANYTAVEPDAAEYLVGLGVKVVGIDTLSVEKYDTNDFTVHKTLLRNEVLIVEGLCLKDVIPGKYKYICMPALIKDSDGAPARVVLIQDGLNSEREGDIFADH; encoded by the coding sequence ATGGCAAGAATGATTGATGTAACGCGCCCGATTTTTACAAACATGACGGTATGGCCGGGGGATGACAGTGTTTTAATAGAACGGGTAAGCAGTATTCTGAATGGAAACAAGGCAAACATATCAAACATTCATGCATGTGTCCATTCGGGTACTCATGTGGACGCCCCGCTGCATTTTATTCCCGACGGTAAAAGCGTCGACAGGCTGGATATAAGCCTGTTCACCGGTACCGTGCTGGTCATTGACGCCGGAAATGAAAAACATATTACTGAAAAATTCCTGAAGCTCTTCAGTATAAAAGGCTGCAAGGCGGTTTTTTTTAAAACGTCTTACAGCGGGCTCTCATTAGATGAGCCATTTGACGCGAACTATACGGCTGTTGAGCCCGATGCGGCCGAATACCTTGTAGGGTTGGGGGTTAAAGTTGTCGGTATTGACACTCTGTCGGTTGAAAAATATGATACCAATGATTTTACCGTGCATAAAACCCTTTTGCGTAACGAGGTTTTGATAGTGGAGGGCTTATGCCTTAAAGATGTGATTCCAGGAAAGTACAAATATATTTGTATGCCGGCACTGATTAAGGATTCAGACGGCGCTCCGGCACGGGTTGTACTTATCCAGGACGGGTTAAATAGTGAAAGGGAAGGTGATATTTTTGCTGACCATTAA
- a CDS encoding GNAT family N-acetyltransferase: MIFLLTIKRVENSSEFEQAYKIRVEVFVKEQNVPEEIELDEFDKTAVHVVAYRDDEPVGCGRVFMEGDYARIGRVAVLKKERKKGTGRLICEELIRIGKEKGAKKFVLDAQVQAIGFYQKLGFAVKSDVFIEAGIEHVRMEAVFE; the protein is encoded by the coding sequence GTGATATTTTTGCTGACCATTAAAAGGGTGGAAAACAGTTCGGAATTTGAGCAGGCATATAAAATCCGCGTTGAGGTATTTGTGAAGGAACAGAACGTTCCGGAGGAAATAGAACTGGATGAATTTGACAAAACTGCCGTACATGTTGTTGCTTACCGTGACGACGAGCCGGTAGGATGCGGCAGGGTGTTTATGGAAGGCGATTATGCGAGAATCGGTCGTGTTGCGGTTTTGAAAAAGGAGAGAAAAAAAGGCACCGGAAGGCTTATCTGTGAGGAACTTATCAGGATAGGAAAGGAGAAAGGTGCGAAAAAGTTCGTTCTTGACGCACAGGTACAGGCGATAGGTTTTTATCAGAAACTGGGTTTTGCAGTGAAAAGTGATGTCTTTATCGAGGCGGGAATTGAACATGTCCGGATGGAAGCGGTTTTTGAGTAA
- the glgP gene encoding alpha-glucan family phosphorylase — MHILGKIKVTAKLPEEISKLKDLAYNLWWTWNHEACELFREIDPELWEQTDKNPVHMLQVIHPEKLSEKTSDSRFMEKYADVINRFERYMARKDTWFALNFPDRMSERIIYFSAEYGFHEILPIYSGGLGILSGDHCKTASDLGLPLTAIGLLYKQGYFNQRINRDGWQETEFAELDPSRLPILPVTKSDGKPLLISVEMPNRIVYARVWKMAVGRVDLYLMDTDIPENNRFDRTITYRLYGGDRETRIQQEILLGIGGIRLLDELNIHGTVYHMNEGHSAFIGFELCRKLIEESNLSFDEAREMVASSTVFTTHTPVPAGSDVFSLDMIDRYFSNYYSQLRVSRDEFISLGLKPGDPYNFNMTVLALKMSGKRNGVSALHGAVSRNIYSSLWPDIPENEIPIQHVTNGVHIKTWLAYEFQRLLDKYFPENWYDRIHEPKIWEAMDQIPDREIWEIHLQLKRKMIDYVKNKLKKQLISNGIPVPEAERHASEIKTDAFTIGFARRFATYKRASLIFRDMARIERILNNHEMPVQVIFAGKAHPADRPAHEIIKQIHDIARHEGFNGKIFLIENYNMALARYLVQGVDLWLNNPRRPLEASGTSGQKAGINGIPNLSIADGWWCEGYNGKNGWVISDGMQYENEEQQDDADSKSLYWLLENKIIPLYFKRNEDGVPTEWVKIMKESIKSVAPMFSTHRMLSDYTRAYYIPCIDRVERIKQSNYNFIRNLSVFKHNIRKFWHDIRITSENRADFPVEHSIRSGETVTLNATVYLGNLSPDDVAVEVYYGPLENNQIQNGMTTEMDFMKRSESSACHYSVNLKITEGGEYGYTFRVIPKHSELFNKHDIPFIKWADK; from the coding sequence ATGCATATACTGGGAAAAATAAAGGTAACGGCGAAACTGCCGGAAGAAATTTCAAAACTTAAGGATCTGGCCTATAACCTGTGGTGGACATGGAATCATGAAGCCTGTGAACTTTTCAGGGAAATTGATCCAGAGTTATGGGAACAGACCGATAAGAATCCTGTTCACATGCTTCAGGTGATTCATCCCGAAAAACTTTCCGAAAAAACATCTGACAGTCGTTTCATGGAAAAATACGCCGATGTCATAAACCGGTTTGAAAGGTACATGGCCCGGAAAGACACATGGTTTGCACTCAATTTCCCCGACAGAATGTCGGAACGGATAATATATTTCTCCGCCGAATACGGCTTCCACGAAATACTTCCGATATATTCGGGAGGTTTGGGCATCTTATCCGGGGATCACTGCAAAACGGCAAGCGATTTGGGCCTCCCTTTAACCGCAATAGGACTCCTGTACAAGCAGGGATATTTCAATCAGCGCATAAACCGTGACGGATGGCAGGAAACCGAATTTGCCGAACTGGATCCATCACGGCTTCCAATCCTTCCTGTAACGAAAAGCGACGGCAAACCGCTGTTAATAAGCGTCGAAATGCCTAACAGGATTGTTTATGCAAGAGTTTGGAAAATGGCGGTCGGACGTGTTGATTTATATCTTATGGACACGGATATACCTGAAAACAACCGGTTTGACAGGACAATAACCTACAGACTGTACGGCGGAGACAGGGAAACGCGAATACAGCAGGAAATTCTTCTTGGCATTGGAGGAATCAGACTGCTGGACGAATTAAACATCCACGGAACGGTTTATCACATGAATGAGGGGCATTCGGCATTTATAGGGTTTGAACTTTGCAGAAAACTCATTGAAGAATCCAATCTTTCCTTTGACGAGGCAAGAGAAATGGTTGCCTCTTCAACGGTATTCACAACGCATACTCCTGTCCCCGCCGGAAGCGATGTTTTTTCCCTTGACATGATTGACCGGTATTTCAGCAATTATTACAGCCAGCTGCGCGTAAGCCGTGACGAATTCATTTCCCTTGGGCTCAAACCCGGCGATCCTTATAATTTCAATATGACGGTGCTGGCTTTGAAAATGTCGGGAAAGCGAAACGGAGTAAGTGCGCTTCACGGCGCGGTATCCAGAAATATTTACAGCAGTTTGTGGCCGGATATTCCTGAAAATGAAATTCCCATTCAGCACGTAACGAACGGAGTTCATATAAAAACATGGTTAGCCTATGAATTTCAGCGGCTTCTGGACAAATATTTCCCCGAAAACTGGTATGACAGAATTCATGAGCCAAAAATATGGGAAGCAATGGACCAAATACCCGACAGGGAAATATGGGAAATACACCTCCAACTGAAAAGAAAAATGATCGATTATGTGAAAAACAAACTGAAAAAACAGTTGATATCCAATGGGATACCCGTTCCGGAAGCAGAACGGCATGCCTCGGAAATTAAGACGGATGCCTTTACGATAGGATTTGCCAGGCGTTTTGCCACATATAAGCGGGCTTCCCTTATATTCAGGGACATGGCAAGGATCGAACGAATACTTAACAACCATGAAATGCCGGTACAGGTAATTTTCGCCGGAAAGGCACATCCTGCCGACAGGCCCGCCCATGAAATAATAAAACAGATACATGACATAGCCAGACACGAAGGTTTTAACGGCAAGATTTTTCTTATAGAAAACTACAATATGGCTCTCGCAAGATACCTCGTGCAGGGTGTAGACCTGTGGCTTAACAACCCCCGGCGTCCCCTTGAGGCCAGCGGCACAAGCGGCCAGAAAGCAGGTATTAACGGCATACCGAATTTAAGCATCGCCGACGGCTGGTGGTGCGAAGGCTACAACGGCAAAAACGGCTGGGTTATAAGTGACGGCATGCAGTATGAAAATGAAGAACAGCAGGATGACGCGGACAGTAAATCCCTTTACTGGCTGCTTGAAAACAAAATAATTCCCCTGTATTTCAAAAGAAATGAAGACGGCGTTCCGACCGAATGGGTTAAAATCATGAAGGAATCAATTAAGTCCGTCGCCCCAATGTTCAGTACCCACCGCATGCTGTCGGATTATACACGCGCATATTACATTCCGTGCATTGACAGGGTGGAAAGAATAAAACAGTCAAATTACAATTTTATAAGGAACCTTTCAGTGTTCAAGCACAATATAAGAAAATTCTGGCATGATATCAGAATAACGTCGGAAAACCGCGCTGACTTTCCGGTTGAGCACAGTATAAGGTCAGGTGAAACCGTTACCCTCAATGCAACGGTTTATTTGGGGAATTTGTCTCCGGACGATGTCGCAGTCGAAGTGTACTACGGCCCGTTGGAGAATAATCAAATCCAAAACGGCATGACCACCGAAATGGATTTCATGAAACGGTCGGAATCTTCAGCCTGTCATTATTCGGTGAATCTCAAAATTACCGAAGGCGGAGAATACGGGTATACTTTTCGGGTAATTCCGAAACACAGCGAACTGTTCAACAAACATGATATACCGTTTATAAAATGGGCCGACAAATAA
- a CDS encoding DivIVA domain-containing protein, with the protein MAGSGAKKFGISLFGFKKSDVNAYLERVIREFDQRLKEKEEENARLKAELGELKEKYDKLFNEADSLMKEKEKIAGALLQAQEKAEMIIKEAHDRAFKEKMKLDQMLEAEKEKIVDIKLQLKQLKGHITDILSRYEKQMEEVITDIENCEKNYDHTGQEAEFNPKKNDEYEYIKEQGECAG; encoded by the coding sequence GTGGCAGGTTCAGGTGCAAAGAAGTTCGGAATATCGCTGTTCGGTTTTAAAAAGTCTGATGTGAATGCTTACCTTGAACGTGTAATAAGAGAATTTGATCAGAGGCTTAAGGAAAAAGAGGAGGAGAATGCCAGGCTAAAGGCGGAACTCGGCGAATTAAAAGAGAAATATGACAAATTATTCAATGAAGCCGATTCTCTTATGAAGGAAAAGGAAAAAATAGCAGGTGCGCTGCTTCAGGCGCAGGAGAAAGCCGAGATGATCATAAAGGAGGCCCACGACAGGGCTTTTAAGGAAAAAATGAAGCTTGACCAAATGCTTGAAGCAGAAAAGGAAAAAATTGTGGATATAAAACTTCAATTAAAACAGCTCAAGGGCCATATCACCGATATTCTTTCAAGGTATGAAAAGCAAATGGAAGAAGTAATTACCGATATTGAAAACTGTGAAAAAAATTATGATCATACCGGGCAGGAAGCCGAATTTAATCCCAAAAAAAATGATGAGTATGAATATATAAAAGAACAAGGGGAATGCGCAGGATAA
- a CDS encoding Lrp/AsnC family transcriptional regulator gives MYNEILQILSKNSRLTNEQIAVMLGKTEEEVARAIKEMEEKNIILGYPALIDWEKTDNDIVTAYIEVKVTPQRDKGFDDVAEKIYQFSQVKSCSLMSGSFDLFVVVEGKSMKDVALFVAEKLATIDSVLSTSTHFVLKKYKDKGVIFNQNRKDVREAVVL, from the coding sequence ATGTATAATGAAATTCTGCAGATTCTTTCAAAAAACAGCCGCCTGACAAATGAACAGATAGCGGTGATGCTTGGGAAAACCGAGGAGGAAGTTGCGAGAGCCATAAAGGAAATGGAGGAAAAAAACATTATACTGGGTTACCCGGCACTGATTGACTGGGAAAAAACCGACAATGACATTGTTACCGCATATATTGAAGTGAAGGTGACACCGCAGCGGGACAAAGGTTTTGATGATGTGGCAGAAAAAATATATCAGTTTTCCCAGGTCAAGTCATGCAGCCTGATGTCAGGGAGCTTTGATCTTTTCGTGGTAGTGGAAGGAAAATCAATGAAGGACGTGGCGCTGTTTGTGGCCGAAAAGCTTGCGACAATTGATTCGGTTCTCAGTACATCTACCCATTTCGTTCTGAAGAAATATAAGGACAAGGGCGTCATTTTCAACCAAAACCGTAAAGACGTCAGAGAGGCAGTGGTTTTATGA
- a CDS encoding pyridoxal phosphate-dependent aminotransferase, whose protein sequence is MNIQKMIAPHIAAVPPSGIRKYFDLINEMKDAISLGIGEPDFVTPYSIREAGVYSLEKGYTNYSSNAGFIELRREIANYMKRRFSLEYEPETEVLVTVGGSEAIDLAIRTLVSPGDEVIIPEPSFVAYKGCTLFAGAVPVPVELKAENRFRLKREDLEKVVTDKTKVLVIAYPNNPTGAIMEYDDYTEIVDFLKDKEIMIISDELYAELTYTGKHVSIANFEEMKERTVVVNGMSKAFAMTGWRIGFACGNRYVIEQMKKVHQYAIMCAPTTAQYAAIEALRNGEEEVKAMVDEYNRRRRLVLDGFRKIGLECFEPQGAFYVFPDIRKTGLSSDEFCERLLREEKVLMVPGNAFGECGEGFVRATYATSTEKLIEAIKRIGRFVSQFI, encoded by the coding sequence ATGAACATACAGAAAATGATAGCCCCCCATATTGCCGCAGTACCTCCTTCGGGCATAAGGAAATATTTTGACCTGATTAATGAGATGAAGGATGCCATTTCTCTGGGAATAGGGGAGCCCGATTTTGTTACGCCTTATTCCATACGTGAGGCGGGGGTTTATTCCCTGGAAAAAGGCTATACCAACTATTCTTCCAACGCCGGTTTTATAGAGCTCAGGCGTGAAATCGCAAATTACATGAAAAGGCGTTTTAGTCTGGAATACGAGCCTGAAACCGAAGTTCTTGTGACGGTGGGCGGAAGTGAAGCTATTGACCTGGCTATTCGTACGCTGGTTTCGCCCGGCGATGAGGTAATTATCCCCGAACCGTCATTTGTAGCGTACAAAGGCTGTACGCTTTTTGCCGGTGCGGTGCCGGTGCCGGTTGAACTTAAAGCCGAAAACAGGTTTCGCCTTAAACGTGAAGATCTGGAAAAAGTGGTCACCGATAAAACAAAAGTTCTTGTTATAGCCTATCCGAACAATCCCACCGGTGCGATAATGGAATATGATGATTACACCGAGATTGTGGATTTTCTTAAAGACAAGGAAATAATGATAATTTCCGACGAGCTTTACGCCGAGCTTACATATACGGGCAAACACGTGTCAATTGCAAATTTTGAAGAAATGAAGGAAAGGACCGTTGTTGTAAACGGCATGTCAAAGGCTTTTGCAATGACCGGCTGGAGAATTGGATTTGCCTGCGGCAACAGGTATGTCATTGAGCAAATGAAAAAAGTGCACCAGTATGCCATTATGTGTGCACCTACCACCGCCCAGTATGCGGCGATAGAAGCGCTCAGGAACGGAGAAGAAGAAGTCAAGGCAATGGTTGATGAATACAACCGCAGAAGAAGACTGGTCCTCGACGGATTCAGAAAAATAGGACTGGAATGTTTTGAGCCGCAAGGGGCTTTTTACGTTTTCCCCGATATCAGAAAAACCGGACTTTCCTCCGACGAATTCTGCGAAAGGCTACTAAGAGAGGAAAAAGTTCTGATGGTTCCGGGAAATGCTTTCGGTGAATGCGGCGAGGGTTTTGTCAGAGCCACATACGCCACTTCCACCGAAAAGCTCATTGAAGCAATAAAACGAATAGGAAGATTTGTATCCCAATTTATATAA
- a CDS encoding Spo0E family sporulation regulatory protein-aspartic acid phosphatase, with protein MSELEELRMRLHEAIETGPWELIIEVSRELDRIILKHMHSQLSESHL; from the coding sequence ATGTCCGAGCTTGAAGAACTACGGATGAGGCTTCATGAAGCAATTGAAACAGGTCCATGGGAACTCATCATCGAAGTCAGTCGTGAACTGGACAGAATAATTTTAAAGCATATGCACAGCCAGCTGAGCGAAAGCCATTTATGA
- a CDS encoding enoyl-ACP reductase FabI has protein sequence MLRNKNILIMGVRNKWSIAWGITMSCLEQDANVILTYRGEREKEAIEKLIEGDYASKIRIYPCDVSSDDEIKALFDQVAKDYGILHGLVHSVAFANTEDLRGAFIDTSREGFLLAMNISAYSLVAVSRFARELMKEGGSIVTLTYNGANRVVPGYNVMGVAKAALESCVRYLAADLGPQNIRVNAISAGPVKTVSAMGIQNFGSVLEVVEQRAPLKRNVTQKEIGDTAVCLLSEYTAGTTGQIIYVDSGFSIMGM, from the coding sequence ATGTTAAGGAACAAGAACATTCTGATTATGGGCGTACGTAACAAATGGAGCATTGCCTGGGGAATAACCATGTCATGTCTTGAGCAGGATGCCAACGTTATACTTACATATCGCGGCGAAAGGGAAAAGGAAGCCATTGAGAAGCTTATAGAAGGAGACTATGCCTCAAAAATCAGGATATATCCATGCGATGTTTCGTCTGATGATGAAATAAAGGCGCTTTTTGATCAGGTGGCCAAAGATTACGGCATTCTCCATGGGCTTGTGCATTCAGTTGCCTTTGCCAACACCGAGGATCTGAGAGGTGCTTTTATTGATACCTCCAGGGAAGGATTTCTTCTGGCCATGAATATCAGCGCATATTCACTCGTGGCTGTTTCAAGATTTGCAAGGGAACTCATGAAGGAAGGCGGAAGCATTGTTACGCTGACCTATAATGGGGCAAACAGGGTGGTTCCGGGCTACAATGTCATGGGCGTGGCAAAGGCGGCGCTGGAGTCATGCGTGAGGTATCTTGCAGCTGATTTAGGGCCACAGAATATCCGTGTCAATGCAATATCCGCAGGCCCGGTGAAAACCGTATCGGCAATGGGAATACAGAATTTCGGCAGTGTTTTGGAAGTTGTGGAGCAGAGAGCACCACTTAAAAGAAATGTAACGCAGAAGGAAATAGGTGATACTGCAGTCTGCCTGTTAAGTGAATATACCGCCGGCACGACCGGCCAGATAATTTATGTTGACTCAGGATTCAGTATAATGGGCATGTAG
- a CDS encoding ABC transporter ATP-binding protein — protein sequence MIEIQNLTKRYGEITAIEDVTFSVNKGEILGFLGPNGAGKSTTMNIITGYIPSTSGTVTVDGYDIMDNPKEVKKRIGYLPELPPLYLDMTVTDFLDFCARLKEVDKKVWKSQKEDIMELVKITHVRHRLIRNLSKGYKQRVGLAQALVGAPEVLILDEPTVGLDPKQIIEIRKLIKALGKNHTIILSSHILPEVSAVCERVVIINKGKIVAVDTPENLSKNLADFTKFRLTVSGPDKKVKELIQQVYGVKYLEVQSTGKEDEFSYIIEADKEVDVRKPIFYKLAQAGYPILELRSLGLSLEEIFLQLTTEEKEVN from the coding sequence ATGATTGAAATTCAAAATCTCACCAAACGTTACGGTGAAATAACGGCAATAGAAGACGTGACCTTTTCGGTGAACAAGGGCGAGATCCTCGGTTTCCTGGGACCGAACGGAGCGGGCAAATCCACCACAATGAACATTATTACGGGATACATACCGTCGACGTCGGGAACGGTGACTGTTGACGGTTATGATATCATGGATAATCCCAAGGAAGTTAAAAAAAGAATTGGTTATTTGCCCGAATTGCCTCCGCTGTACCTGGATATGACGGTGACAGATTTTCTTGACTTCTGTGCAAGGCTGAAGGAAGTGGACAAAAAAGTATGGAAAAGCCAGAAGGAAGATATAATGGAGCTGGTCAAAATAACCCACGTACGGCACAGGCTGATCAGGAACCTTTCAAAAGGGTACAAGCAGAGAGTAGGTCTTGCGCAGGCCCTTGTCGGAGCCCCAGAGGTTCTGATACTGGACGAACCTACCGTAGGGCTTGATCCAAAGCAGATTATAGAGATTCGTAAACTCATAAAGGCTTTGGGAAAGAACCATACAATTATTTTAAGCTCACACATCTTACCGGAAGTAAGCGCAGTTTGCGAAAGGGTTGTTATCATAAATAAGGGGAAGATTGTGGCAGTGGATACCCCGGAGAATCTGTCAAAAAATCTGGCCGATTTTACAAAATTCAGACTGACCGTTTCGGGTCCTGACAAGAAAGTTAAGGAACTGATTCAACAGGTTTACGGGGTTAAATACCTTGAAGTGCAAAGTACGGGCAAGGAAGACGAGTTCAGTTATATAATTGAAGCCGACAAGGAAGTGGACGTAAGAAAGCCTATATTCTATAAACTGGCCCAGGCAGGGTACCCGATTCTTGAACTGAGATCGTTGGGATTGTCCCTCGAGGAAATATTCCTGCAGTTAACAACCGAGGAAAAGGAGGTCAACTGA
- a CDS encoding ABC transporter permease, with the protein MLAIWKREVQAYFYQPIAYIVIGLFFLISSIYFTFGMVASQYAQLNVLFSSIIFILTFVCPILTMRILTEDRKNGTEVLLVTSPVDVYQIVLGKFLAAFTVFLVMFASTFIYLAIVYILGGKPEIPRLIGGYVGFLLVGACYVAIGVFASSLTENQIVAAIISFAILLLINIIDPIASFVGGFTAKVLDMFSLLSRYEDLNNGIFDITSIIYYLSFTAVFLFLTTRVIDKRRWSQG; encoded by the coding sequence ATGCTGGCGATTTGGAAACGGGAAGTACAGGCATATTTTTATCAGCCTATTGCTTATATCGTGATTGGATTATTCTTTCTGATTTCGTCAATATATTTTACTTTTGGCATGGTTGCATCCCAGTATGCACAGCTGAACGTTCTTTTTTCCAGTATAATATTTATTCTCACCTTTGTGTGCCCTATTCTTACAATGCGTATTCTGACCGAAGACAGAAAGAATGGTACCGAAGTTTTACTGGTTACTTCCCCGGTGGATGTTTACCAGATAGTGCTTGGAAAATTCCTTGCGGCTTTCACCGTATTCCTGGTAATGTTTGCGTCAACATTCATCTACCTGGCGATTGTGTATATTCTCGGTGGAAAGCCTGAAATTCCGAGGTTGATCGGAGGGTATGTGGGCTTTCTGCTGGTAGGGGCATGCTATGTGGCAATCGGCGTATTTGCGTCTTCACTGACCGAAAACCAGATAGTGGCTGCTATTATAAGTTTTGCCATCTTGCTGCTTATTAACATTATAGATCCCATTGCGTCATTTGTCGGAGGATTTACGGCGAAGGTGCTTGACATGTTCTCGCTGTTGTCAAGATATGAGGATCTCAACAACGGCATATTCGACATTACTTCGATTATTTACTACCTGAGCTTTACTGCGGTTTTTCTGTTCCTCACGACAAGAGTCATTGATAAAAGGCGTTGGAGTCAGGGGTGA